The genome window CTTTTCAAAAGAGCATATTAATAAAAGGCAATCATTAAAATACTGTGCAGAAACAGTAACGTTACCTGAAGAGCCGACTACATATTTAGAGCATAATGAGCTATAATCTGATGCCTTCGAGATCGTTTCTTTTAGAGCAGTTGCTATTTTAAAGCACTCATTAGAAGTTGCTGGATTGTAATCGTGTGTAGAGCAGCTGTGAAATACAAACAGGGGGCAATCTAATTGCTGAACTTCTAGTTTGGCAGGTAGATCGCTACCGCAAAGTTTGCCAAACGGTCCTGGATGCACATTTTCAGGCACTATTACTACAGCTTTGAGCTTTTTATTCTTTGCAGACCTAAAACACAACACATTAAGTGCTGCCTCAAGCTCTTCCTTACCAGCTTCAAAAAATCGCTCTAGTGCCAGCGAATTGTTTGTAAAATGCGCGATAGTAGCTTTCAGCAAATCAAGAGCATTCACATTGTAAGCTTTTTTAAATTTTAGTTTAGCAAGCTCTATGAAAGAGAATGCACTTACCAAAAATATTATAATATTTGAGATAGCGATAGTAAATTCGCGGGCGGTGAACTCAAACACAAGGTGGAGCGCAAATAATCCAAGTAGCGATTGCGATAGCGAAGCTGGCAATGAGCGCAAATGGCTAGAATTAGAAATACTTACAAGTACTACATGTCGAAACCATATAATTGAAGAATAGCCTATTATGAGGCCAACTACAAGTTCTTGAGTTAGAATCTTAATAGTTATTGTTATTG of Candidatus Thermoplasmatota archaeon contains these proteins:
- a CDS encoding DUF2070 family protein, whose product is MSDLEKTTKLIKYIFRAPNPKFSVLGILIFSSLATLLLFPELNNLLKLYYFTVIFLLPSVLSGLISKPLADVLKGELYFRRAYLISLISLAILTTITITIKILTQELVVGLIIGYSSIIWFRHVVLVSISNSSHLRSLPASLSQSLLGLFALHLVFEFTAREFTIAISNIIIFLVSAFSFIELAKLKFKKAYNVNALDLLKATIAHFTNNSLALERFFEAGKEELEAALNVLCFRSAKNKKLKAVVIVPENVHPGPFGKLCGSDLPAKLEVQQLDCPLFVFHSCSTHDYNPATSNECFKIATALKETISKASDYSSLCSKYVVGSSGNVTVSAQYFNDCLLLICSFEKPVDDIEPSVASRLTSALNDKRAVVVDSHSSVAQNAATLELDSELLPELIDAAQKVYLEAKCKEDKLRLGVALRYVDTAELGASGIRALVVEAG